One region of Cytophagia bacterium CHB2 genomic DNA includes:
- a CDS encoding porin family protein, producing the protein MSKRQPPGMWFDLPLNTGPTIKLRLIKLHHFQIVENLMKRYAFILALISGMMVSFTNSSFAWDGQRKGFIIGIGAGGGLATYKPYTTFSDFGSNPDSEMNRENKFALMTDFKIGYAPSNQVALFWMSKVAWFGHTNEFADGSSQSYTFASGVGGLGVAYYFQPQGPSPYLTAGLGFSTFSAPFERDFDGLFGSGLALGAGYEFSNHWSVEGNFTWGSPNEEYFGDEVGIKTWAARVTINVLGY; encoded by the coding sequence TTGAGTAAGCGTCAACCGCCTGGCATGTGGTTTGATTTGCCGCTGAACACGGGCCCCACAATCAAATTGCGTTTAATAAAACTGCATCACTTTCAAATTGTGGAGAATCTCATGAAACGTTACGCATTTATTCTGGCTTTGATCAGCGGAATGATGGTCAGTTTCACTAACTCTTCATTCGCCTGGGATGGGCAGCGCAAGGGCTTTATTATCGGCATTGGCGCCGGCGGCGGGTTGGCAACCTACAAGCCCTATACCACATTTTCCGATTTCGGCTCGAACCCGGATTCAGAAATGAACCGCGAAAACAAATTTGCGCTCATGACGGATTTCAAAATCGGCTATGCGCCGAGCAACCAGGTGGCGCTCTTTTGGATGAGCAAAGTGGCCTGGTTCGGCCATACCAATGAATTCGCCGACGGGTCCAGCCAGAGCTACACGTTTGCCAGCGGCGTTGGCGGTTTGGGCGTGGCTTACTATTTCCAGCCACAAGGCCCGTCGCCCTATCTCACCGCGGGTCTGGGATTTTCCACCTTCAGTGCGCCTTTCGAAAGGGATTTCGACGGGCTTTTCGGCTCCGGCCTAGCGCTTGGCGCGGGCTACGAATTTTCCAACCATTGGAGCGTGGAAGGCAATTTCACCTGGGGAAGTCCGAATGAGGAATACTTCGGCGACGAGGTGGGCATCAAAACCTGGGCGGCAAGAGTGACGATCAATGTGTTGGGATATTAG
- a CDS encoding T9SS type A sorting domain-containing protein: MYMFYTMRFIVIQTLMYKLQLPYRNFQIEEREKIMDSFGHLMKSLRTTGNVNRHVSMLASLLMMLFVQAAFGQTIIFQEDFESGQGSWYADNGVWEIDTLVAFTGGPDSCYSGLQCAGTILTGNYAPNANTRLISPSIDLPLVSGSEKIRIYLWHWFAMDEVDALGPDVGRFQISVNGGNWLSPLGSTGPYSGLGGVWTQIAIDLTAYAGTGIRLGFYFTSTSRDQAAGWYVDDILILKKSNSFNPVDSAESFEIGIGDWHADNGVWEIGEPTVGPDTCYSDSNCAGTVLNNNYPPNANTRLISPEFDLPNLVSPAKLHLHFWHWFVTNEDDALGPDEGRVQLSVNYGPWESIMGPLAGSSSVWTHVSVDLSKYAGMNVRLAFNFTSTSRDEAHGWYVDNISIHSIPNVFNVTTNPETFEPGIGEWWVDNGVWEVGHPTVGPMNGYNSPNCAGTILGENYPNLANSRLISPEFTLGIDAAGKTPALFFRHWYRMNNTDALGPDQGYVQISVHRGPWENLAGPYTGISETWTQAAAPNISAYIGSTVRIAFLFSSTSRDVDSGWYIDDIRFDGVVAVRDRFQENDIIQSMTLHQNFPNPFNPETVILYELPQTSQVEVVVFNLLGERIRTLVNQRQTAGQHHLHWDGRNEFGMPVPSGVYLYRLRAGEFVQTRKMVLMQ, translated from the coding sequence ATGTATATGTTTTACACGATGAGGTTTATTGTCATACAAACTTTGATGTATAAGTTGCAATTGCCGTACCGAAATTTTCAAATCGAAGAAAGGGAAAAGATCATGGATTCTTTTGGGCATCTTATGAAATCTCTTCGTACAACTGGTAATGTGAATCGGCACGTGAGCATGCTGGCTTCGCTTCTTATGATGCTCTTCGTTCAAGCAGCGTTCGGCCAGACGATCATTTTTCAAGAAGATTTTGAGTCGGGTCAAGGTAGTTGGTATGCAGATAACGGAGTCTGGGAAATTGACACACTTGTTGCATTTACAGGTGGTCCGGATAGTTGTTATTCGGGGTTACAATGCGCGGGGACGATTCTAACCGGGAATTATGCGCCCAATGCCAATACACGCTTGATCAGCCCGTCAATCGATTTGCCCCTGGTTAGTGGAAGCGAGAAGATTCGCATCTATTTATGGCACTGGTTCGCAATGGATGAGGTTGATGCTCTAGGCCCGGACGTCGGACGTTTTCAAATATCCGTCAATGGCGGTAATTGGCTATCCCCACTGGGATCGACGGGCCCATATTCTGGCTTAGGCGGGGTGTGGACGCAGATAGCAATCGACCTTACAGCATACGCAGGGACTGGGATTCGTTTAGGGTTTTACTTTACGTCTACATCACGAGATCAGGCAGCGGGATGGTATGTTGATGATATTTTGATTCTCAAGAAATCCAATAGCTTTAATCCGGTTGATTCAGCAGAGAGTTTTGAAATAGGAATAGGAGATTGGCATGCGGACAACGGCGTTTGGGAGATTGGCGAGCCCACAGTTGGGCCAGATACTTGCTATTCAGATTCAAATTGCGCGGGAACGGTTCTAAACAATAACTATCCCCCCAATGCGAATACTCGTTTGATCAGCCCCGAATTTGATCTTCCCAATCTGGTTTCCCCTGCAAAGTTGCATTTGCACTTTTGGCATTGGTTCGTCACAAATGAAGATGATGCCTTGGGACCTGATGAGGGGCGAGTACAACTATCCGTTAATTACGGGCCATGGGAAAGCATAATGGGGCCACTTGCAGGAAGCAGTTCCGTTTGGACACATGTCAGCGTGGACTTGTCTAAATATGCCGGCATGAACGTCCGTCTTGCTTTCAATTTTACCTCAACCAGTAGAGATGAGGCTCATGGCTGGTATGTTGATAACATATCCATTCACTCAATTCCCAATGTTTTCAATGTCACAACTAATCCTGAAACTTTTGAGCCTGGAATCGGCGAGTGGTGGGTTGACAATGGCGTTTGGGAAGTTGGTCACCCGACGGTTGGTCCTATGAATGGATATAACAGCCCCAATTGCGCTGGCACTATTTTAGGAGAAAATTATCCTAATCTTGCAAACAGTCGGCTCATCAGCCCAGAGTTCACGCTTGGTATAGACGCTGCCGGAAAGACACCAGCCCTGTTTTTCCGACATTGGTATCGAATGAACAATACCGATGCTCTCGGGCCAGACCAGGGATACGTTCAAATTTCAGTTCATCGTGGGCCATGGGAAAACTTAGCTGGACCGTACACCGGCATTAGTGAAACATGGACACAGGCTGCTGCGCCAAATATCTCGGCATATATCGGCTCAACAGTTCGCATTGCATTTCTTTTTAGCTCAACCTCACGAGACGTTGATTCCGGTTGGTACATTGATGATATTAGATTCGATGGGGTTGTTGCTGTTCGTGATCGTTTCCAAGAAAACGATATTATACAATCAATGACATTACATCAAAACTTCCCCAATCCCTTCAACCCCGAAACCGTCATTCTCTACGAGTTGCCGCAAACGAGCCAAGTCGAGGTTGTAGTCTTCAACCTGCTTGGCGAACGGATTCGTACCCTCGTCAATCAGCGGCAAACGGCGGGGCAGCATCACTTGCACTGGGATGGCCGCAATGAGTTTGGCATGCCCGTGCCTTCGGGCGTTTATCTCTACCGCCTGCGCGCCGGAGAATTCGTGCAAACGCGCAAGATGGTTTTGATGCAATAA